A part of Streptomyces sp. NBC_01235 genomic DNA contains:
- a CDS encoding glycosyltransferase family 4 protein, with product MSSHSPHGQSPLRTVQVLGGGNAGSSAHVRSLAAGLVARGVRVTVCAPAEADRAHDFTGAGAEHVHVPRSSDPGSVAVLRAACTDADLVHAHGLHASFRAVLALSGRGTPLVVTWHNRAHAEGARAHLLRLLERRVARTAAVVLGTTSDLVDRARRTGARDARLAAVALRGPRRSEGHEESERPVSKLRAELGAIGRPLLMAVGSLDRHRGYDLLLDASRAWRRLDAVPLVVVAGEGPQRAELQRRIEDEDLPIRLLGRREDVSELLAAADLALLPGGGESRSVLAQEALHARVPLVAALAGGIRELVGDAAELVPPDDAQAFAAAVVRLLGDPERCELLRDMGTRQAATWPTEDETVAQVLSVYDELTQPRPMI from the coding sequence GTGAGCAGCCACTCACCGCACGGCCAGTCGCCGCTGCGCACCGTGCAGGTGCTGGGCGGCGGGAACGCCGGCAGCAGCGCGCACGTGCGCTCCCTGGCCGCGGGGCTCGTCGCACGGGGCGTACGAGTGACCGTGTGCGCCCCGGCCGAGGCCGATCGCGCCCACGACTTCACGGGCGCCGGAGCAGAACACGTGCACGTGCCGCGCAGCAGCGATCCGGGGTCGGTGGCGGTGCTCCGGGCGGCCTGCACGGACGCCGACCTCGTCCACGCGCACGGCCTGCACGCCTCCTTCCGGGCCGTCCTCGCCCTCAGCGGCCGAGGCACCCCGCTCGTCGTCACCTGGCACAACCGGGCGCACGCCGAAGGGGCCCGGGCCCATCTGCTGCGGCTGCTGGAACGGCGGGTCGCGAGGACGGCCGCCGTGGTCCTCGGCACCACCTCGGACCTCGTGGACCGGGCCCGCCGGACGGGCGCACGCGACGCGCGGCTCGCCGCCGTGGCGCTGCGCGGGCCCCGCCGGAGCGAGGGCCATGAGGAGTCCGAGCGGCCGGTCTCCAAGCTGCGGGCCGAACTCGGCGCCATCGGGCGCCCGTTGCTCATGGCGGTCGGCTCCCTGGACCGCCACCGCGGATACGACCTCCTGCTGGACGCCTCGCGCGCGTGGCGCCGGCTGGACGCCGTGCCCCTGGTCGTGGTCGCGGGGGAGGGTCCGCAGCGGGCGGAGCTCCAGCGCCGTATCGAGGACGAGGACCTGCCGATCCGGCTGCTCGGGCGGCGCGAGGACGTGAGCGAGCTGCTCGCCGCCGCCGACCTCGCGCTGCTTCCGGGCGGCGGGGAGTCACGGTCGGTCCTGGCGCAGGAGGCCCTGCACGCGCGCGTGCCGCTCGTCGCGGCCCTGGCGGGCGGCATCCGCGAACTCGTGGGCGACGCGGCCGAACTGGTACCGCCCGACGACGCGCAGGCCTTCGCCGCCGCCGTCGTACGACTCCTCGGCGATCCCGAACGCTGCGAACTCCTCCGGGACATGGGCACCCGGCAGGCGGCCACCTGGCCCACCGAGGACGAGACCGTCGCCCAGGTCCTCAGCGTCTACGACGAGCTGACGCAGCCCCGGCCGATGATCTGA